From Crassaminicella indica, one genomic window encodes:
- a CDS encoding acetyl-CoA carboxylase biotin carboxylase subunit, translated as MLKKILIANRGEIALRIIRACKELGIKTVAVYSEIDKDSLHVHMADEAVCIGPAISSKSYLNINNIISAALITNAEAIHPGYGFLSESPNFAKICKAQGIKLIGPKEEHIRKMGNKSEARKTMIKAGVSVVPGSESATTDPSEALEIAKKIGFPVMIKASSGGGGRGMRIVHKEGDFINKFNMAKSEAAAAFNDDAMYIEKYIEAPRHIEFQILADEYGNIIHLGERDCSLQRRNQKVLEEAPCSRLDDDLRERMGKMAIKAAKAVNYVSAGTIEFLLDKHNNFYFIEMNTRVQVEHPVTEAVTGIDLIKEQIKIACGEKLNFTQEDIKINGHAIECRINAEDPSNNFTPCPGTIEDYFIPGGNGIRIDTHIYRGYKIPSTYDSMIGKLIVWGRDRHEAIARMRRAIDEMIIIGIKTNMDFHREILNNDKFIENKMDTSFIEKEIMK; from the coding sequence ATGCTAAAAAAAATATTGATTGCGAATAGAGGAGAAATTGCATTAAGAATTATTCGAGCGTGTAAAGAGTTAGGCATAAAGACGGTTGCGGTTTATTCTGAAATAGATAAGGATTCACTTCATGTACATATGGCAGATGAGGCTGTATGTATAGGGCCTGCAATTTCATCTAAAAGCTACTTAAATATAAATAATATTATTAGTGCTGCGCTTATTACAAATGCAGAGGCTATCCATCCAGGCTATGGATTTTTATCGGAGAGTCCAAATTTTGCTAAAATATGTAAAGCACAAGGGATTAAGCTTATTGGACCAAAAGAAGAGCATATAAGAAAAATGGGGAATAAATCAGAGGCTAGAAAAACTATGATAAAAGCTGGAGTAAGTGTTGTTCCGGGGTCAGAGTCTGCTACGACAGATCCTTCAGAAGCTTTAGAAATTGCTAAAAAAATTGGATTTCCTGTTATGATCAAAGCTTCAAGCGGTGGCGGCGGAAGAGGCATGAGAATTGTTCATAAAGAAGGAGATTTTATAAATAAATTTAATATGGCAAAATCAGAGGCAGCTGCTGCATTTAATGATGATGCTATGTACATAGAAAAGTATATTGAAGCGCCACGACATATTGAATTTCAAATTTTAGCAGATGAATATGGAAATATTATTCATTTAGGTGAGCGTGATTGTTCTTTGCAAAGAAGAAACCAAAAGGTGTTAGAGGAAGCTCCGTGTAGTAGGCTTGATGATGATTTAAGAGAAAGAATGGGGAAAATGGCTATAAAAGCTGCAAAAGCTGTAAATTATGTAAGTGCAGGGACGATAGAGTTTTTATTAGATAAACATAATAACTTTTACTTTATAGAAATGAATACGAGAGTTCAAGTGGAGCATCCTGTTACAGAGGCGGTTACAGGGATAGATTTGATAAAGGAACAAATAAAAATTGCTTGTGGAGAAAAATTAAACTTTACTCAAGAAGATATAAAAATCAATGGACATGCAATAGAATGCAGAATCAATGCAGAGGATCCTAGCAATAACTTTACGCCATGTCCAGGAACTATTGAAGATTATTTTATACCTGGAGGCAATGGCATTCGTATTGATACTCATATTTATAGGGGGTATAAGATCCCGTCTACGTATGATTCTATGATTGGGAAGCTAATTGTATGGGGAAGAGATAGGCATGAAGCAATAGCTAGAATGAGAAGGGCTATTGATGAGATGATTATTATAGGTATAAAAACTAATATGGATTTTCATAGAGAGATTTTAAATAATGACAAATTTATCGAGAATAAAATGGATACTTCCTTTATAGAGAAGGAAATAATGAAGTAG
- the accB gene encoding acetyl-CoA carboxylase biotin carboxyl carrier protein, with amino-acid sequence MNIKDIKELLLTIDQTSIQRVDIEQKDLKISVTKSSSDYHTSYEINKNEMKIEKAVEDDNENIFVDDEDLYIVKSPIVGVFYAAPSPDAKAFVQVGDRVEKGQPICIIEAMKIMNEIQSEESGQVVEILVKNEDIVEYGQPLMKIRR; translated from the coding sequence ATGAATATAAAAGATATAAAAGAATTATTGCTTACAATAGATCAAACAAGTATACAAAGAGTAGATATTGAGCAAAAGGATTTAAAGATCAGTGTTACAAAATCATCTAGTGATTATCATACTTCTTATGAAATAAATAAAAATGAAATGAAAATAGAAAAAGCTGTTGAAGATGATAATGAAAATATATTTGTAGATGATGAAGATTTATATATTGTGAAGTCTCCTATAGTAGGGGTTTTTTATGCAGCACCTAGTCCTGATGCGAAAGCTTTTGTTCAGGTGGGAGATCGTGTAGAAAAAGGACAACCTATCTGCATCATAGAAGCTATGAAGATTATGAATGAAATTCAAAGTGAAGAATCAGGTCAAGTGGTAGAGATTTTAGTCAAAAATGAGGATATCGTAGAATATGGTCAGCCTTTAATGAAAATTAGGAGGTAG
- a CDS encoding D-2-hydroxyacid dehydrogenase translates to MKIVVLDGYTLNPGDLSWEGLEKLGDVTVYDRTKDEQIIERIGDAEIIYTNKTALTRETLEKLINVKFIGVLATGYNVVDVYAAKELGIIVTNIPTYGTNAVAQFTFALLLEMCHHVWEHNLSVKRGVWSNCKDFCFWNASLIELAGKTMGIIGLGRIGQKVAEIAKAFDMKVLAFDEYPKKELESESLKYVELDELFKKSDVISLHCPLFESTKGIIYKENIAKMKDGVMIINTSRGPLIVEKDLAEALNSGKVAGAAIDVLSEEPPSIDNPLLSAKNCIITPHIAWAPKEARERLMNIAVDNLKQFLEGNPINVVNF, encoded by the coding sequence ATGAAGATTGTTGTGCTAGATGGATATACATTAAATCCTGGTGATTTAAGCTGGGAGGGTTTAGAAAAATTAGGTGATGTTACTGTGTATGACCGTACAAAAGATGAACAAATCATTGAAAGAATTGGTGATGCAGAAATTATTTATACTAATAAAACCGCTTTGACAAGAGAAACCCTTGAAAAATTGATAAATGTAAAGTTTATTGGTGTATTAGCAACAGGATATAATGTGGTTGATGTGTATGCAGCAAAGGAATTAGGAATTATCGTAACAAATATTCCTACATATGGAACAAATGCTGTTGCACAGTTTACTTTTGCACTTCTTTTAGAAATGTGTCATCATGTGTGGGAGCATAATTTAAGTGTAAAAAGAGGAGTATGGAGTAATTGCAAAGATTTTTGTTTTTGGAATGCTTCATTGATTGAGCTTGCAGGAAAGACAATGGGGATCATTGGATTAGGAAGAATTGGTCAAAAGGTAGCTGAAATTGCCAAAGCCTTTGATATGAAAGTATTAGCCTTTGATGAGTATCCAAAAAAAGAGCTAGAAAGTGAAAGCTTAAAGTACGTAGAACTTGATGAACTGTTTAAAAAATCAGATGTGATTAGTTTACATTGCCCATTGTTTGAAAGTACTAAGGGGATAATATATAAAGAAAATATTGCAAAAATGAAAGATGGTGTGATGATCATTAATACTTCAAGGGGACCATTGATTGTTGAAAAGGATTTAGCAGAAGCGTTAAATAGCGGAAAGGTAGCAGGGGCTGCGATAGATGTATTATCTGAAGAACCACCATCTATTGATAATCCATTATTATCGGCAAAAAATTGTATTATTACTCCTCATATTGCATGGGCACCAAAGGAAGCAAGAGAAAGACTTATGAATATTGCGGTAGACAATTTAAAACAATTTTTAGAGGGTAATCCTATCAATGTTGTGAATTTTTAA
- a CDS encoding permease, giving the protein MKLVEIIKKNKLLTGVFLAYIFLFVAMPDKANLSVKNSMYYIIEMLEIMPVIFILTSIIEAWVPKQVIINGFGENSGIKGIIFSFLLGSFSAGPIYAAFPVCKMLLKKGASITNIVIILSAWAVIKVPMLANEAKFLGLQFMEIRWILTVISILFMSYLVALFVKKESIPMDKDMNLTEITGVHIKEEYCVGCGLCEKLMPEAFEIVHNKARWKESKLDQEKIEKLKPAMERCPVQAIDFR; this is encoded by the coding sequence GTGAAGTTAGTTGAAATAATTAAAAAGAATAAATTGTTAACAGGAGTATTTTTAGCATATATTTTCCTATTTGTTGCAATGCCTGATAAGGCGAATTTATCTGTTAAAAATAGTATGTATTATATTATAGAGATGCTTGAAATTATGCCAGTCATTTTTATACTTACATCTATTATAGAGGCATGGGTTCCTAAACAGGTTATTATAAATGGATTTGGAGAGAATTCAGGCATAAAGGGGATAATTTTTTCATTTTTATTAGGAAGCTTTTCGGCAGGACCTATATATGCAGCTTTTCCTGTATGTAAGATGCTGTTAAAGAAAGGAGCAAGTATTACTAATATTGTTATCATTTTAAGTGCATGGGCAGTCATAAAAGTACCTATGCTTGCAAATGAAGCAAAATTTTTAGGTCTTCAGTTTATGGAAATTAGGTGGATTTTGACAGTAATATCTATATTATTTATGTCTTATCTTGTTGCATTATTTGTGAAGAAGGAAAGTATACCTATGGATAAAGATATGAATTTGACTGAAATAACTGGTGTTCATATTAAAGAAGAGTATTGTGTGGGCTGTGGCTTGTGTGAAAAATTAATGCCAGAAGCATTTGAAATTGTTCATAATAAAGCAAGATGGAAAGAATCTAAGTTGGATCAAGAAAAAATAGAAAAATTAAAACCAGCTATGGAGAGATGTCCTGTACAGGCTATTGATTTTAGATAA
- a CDS encoding permease — protein MDIFTISLWGITGIMFVVSLIKDKKKTFHSMQMARGMMKNMIGQILGILFLIGLILTFIPPETIKGMLGKSNLFFSTIISGALGSITLIPAFVAFPLVGSLVDVGISIVPAVAFLTTLTMVGVVTFPLEKQEFGMKFTVIRNALSFVFAMVIALIMGVIM, from the coding sequence ATGGATATTTTTACAATATCTTTATGGGGGATTACAGGAATTATGTTTGTTGTATCTCTGATTAAAGACAAGAAAAAAACATTTCATTCTATGCAAATGGCAAGAGGCATGATGAAAAATATGATAGGTCAGATTTTGGGAATTTTATTTTTGATAGGATTAATACTAACTTTCATACCACCAGAAACTATTAAAGGTATGTTAGGAAAATCTAATCTGTTTTTTTCAACGATTATTTCGGGAGCATTAGGAAGCATTACTTTGATTCCTGCATTTGTAGCATTCCCGCTGGTAGGCTCTTTGGTAGATGTAGGAATAAGTATAGTTCCAGCAGTGGCATTTTTAACTACTTTAACTATGGTAGGGGTGGTTACTTTTCCTTTAGAAAAACAGGAATTCGGAATGAAATTTACGGTTATTAGAAATGCGCTTAGCTTTGTATTTGCTATGGTTATAGCATTAATTATGGGGGTGATTATGTGA
- a CDS encoding Crp/Fnr family transcriptional regulator, with the protein MNIKKYLNILKLTDLFREFSSMELLDLFKTNKYTLSQYKKGSIIYFESETCTSLDIILKGEVIVQKIDEKGNVLTVTEFRATNNIGGNLLFSKHPYYPMSVLAKSDTDILHINKDFVLQLCQNNQAFLIQFLTCISDKAAILTNKIKSISMKSIRASIIDFLNYEYYSQKNTTIKLHMTKKELAERLGIQRTSLSRELNKMRKDGLLTYDAHSITICDLSIIKKT; encoded by the coding sequence ATGAACATAAAAAAATATTTAAATATTTTAAAGCTTACAGATTTATTTCGTGAATTCTCTTCTATGGAATTACTTGATTTATTTAAAACAAATAAATATACCCTTTCTCAGTATAAAAAAGGAAGCATTATATATTTTGAAAGTGAAACATGTACTTCTTTAGATATCATTCTAAAAGGAGAAGTAATTGTTCAAAAGATTGATGAAAAAGGAAATGTATTGACTGTAACAGAATTTAGGGCTACAAATAATATTGGAGGCAATCTATTGTTTTCAAAGCATCCTTATTATCCAATGAGTGTACTTGCAAAATCAGATACTGACATATTACATATTAATAAAGATTTTGTGCTTCAGCTTTGTCAAAATAACCAAGCTTTCTTAATACAGTTTCTGACTTGTATTTCAGATAAAGCTGCAATATTAACAAATAAGATTAAATCAATTTCCATGAAATCCATAAGAGCATCTATTATAGATTTCTTAAATTATGAATATTATTCCCAAAAGAATACAACTATTAAACTTCACATGACAAAAAAAGAATTGGCTGAACGATTAGGCATTCAAAGGACTTCCCTTTCACGTGAACTGAATAAAATGAGAAAAGACGGATTACTCACTTATGATGCTCACAGCATTACCATTTGTGATTTGAGTATCATAAAAAAGACTTAA
- a CDS encoding YitT family protein, producing the protein MNYNKKELARRILWIMLGSAITAIGINIFLIPHKFLSGGVGGIALILQYMTNIPSGYYILAVNVPIFLIGMKQVDKDFCVFSLLGMVSLSVFMILTQHISDYYAIDDMVVSSIYGGILGGIGGAIVFQNRASMGGTDIIAVVLRKKTGGNIASYLFIMNLIVVMIGSTINGISIALYTLISMYITSEVMNRVLNGIERKKLLFVVTQKEREIADLIIKEVGRGVTFLNGQGAYTGNERNVIYCIATLRQLPKIKKVIEDTDPQAFISILDTSEVHGKGFKRPAL; encoded by the coding sequence ATGAATTATAATAAAAAAGAGTTAGCAAGAAGAATATTGTGGATTATGTTAGGAAGTGCAATAACTGCAATAGGTATTAATATTTTTTTAATCCCTCATAAATTTCTAAGTGGAGGGGTAGGAGGGATTGCATTAATACTACAGTATATGACAAATATTCCATCTGGTTATTATATATTAGCTGTGAATGTACCTATATTTTTAATAGGTATGAAGCAAGTGGATAAAGACTTTTGCGTTTTTAGTTTGCTTGGGATGGTGTCTTTATCTGTATTTATGATTTTAACACAACACATATCTGATTATTATGCAATTGATGATATGGTCGTATCTAGTATATATGGAGGAATATTAGGAGGGATTGGTGGAGCTATTGTATTTCAAAATAGAGCCTCTATGGGAGGAACGGATATTATTGCTGTTGTACTAAGAAAAAAAACTGGAGGAAATATAGCAAGTTATTTGTTTATTATGAATCTCATAGTTGTAATGATTGGTTCAACTATTAATGGAATAAGTATTGCACTTTATACTTTGATTTCTATGTATATTACGTCAGAAGTGATGAATAGAGTGTTAAATGGAATAGAAAGAAAAAAACTATTATTTGTTGTAACACAAAAGGAAAGAGAAATAGCAGATCTTATTATAAAGGAAGTGGGCAGAGGTGTAACTTTTCTTAATGGGCAGGGTGCATATACAGGAAATGAAAGAAATGTTATTTATTGTATAGCTACCTTGAGACAATTGCCCAAAATTAAGAAAGTGATTGAAGATACAGATCCACAAGCATTTATTTCTATATTGGATACTTCTGAGGTACATGGGAAAGGGTTTAAGAGACCTGCTTTATAA
- a CDS encoding phosphodiester glycosidase family protein, with protein sequence MGKINIFILFLIAPFIGFFFVSLEFKDESQYLEFPVNVLTEDVEKLYDEVSRLEDSIVKIGLVAENQKEVFNVQDEKISELSKLSDSQRRLSDDIYEKKILKMLGPAVKTHINDRTEIKIFKLAELGYRGYIAKIKLFDPTAFKVVLAKDQLGALETTSNAAKRTNAILAINGGGFYKEKRNGKTYARLIGNTVIDGKLVEPFNGYPGDLFFAGINRKGQVIGTVPHKEEDIMKLDPYQGVSFSPVLLKNGKKVEIPIKWKKTRHPRTIIGKYANDDLIVIVIDGRRNNWSIGISLERLQDKLLELGVKDAYNLDGGGSSVMYYDGKILNKPSDGRERPVVNNIVILP encoded by the coding sequence ATGGGCAAAATTAATATATTTATACTTTTTTTGATTGCCCCGTTTATCGGTTTCTTTTTTGTCAGTTTAGAATTTAAAGATGAGAGTCAGTATCTGGAATTTCCTGTAAATGTACTGACGGAAGACGTGGAGAAATTATATGATGAAGTAAGTCGGCTAGAAGATAGTATTGTAAAAATAGGATTGGTTGCAGAAAATCAAAAAGAGGTTTTCAATGTTCAAGATGAGAAAATTAGTGAATTATCAAAATTGAGCGATTCACAAAGACGATTATCAGATGATATTTATGAAAAGAAGATATTAAAAATGTTAGGCCCAGCAGTAAAGACTCATATTAATGATCGTACAGAGATTAAGATTTTTAAATTAGCAGAGCTTGGGTACAGAGGATATATTGCCAAAATAAAATTATTTGATCCTACAGCCTTCAAAGTAGTATTGGCAAAAGATCAGCTTGGAGCATTAGAAACTACATCTAATGCAGCTAAAAGAACAAATGCAATTCTTGCTATTAATGGAGGGGGCTTTTATAAAGAGAAAAGAAACGGAAAGACTTATGCACGATTAATAGGCAATACAGTTATAGATGGAAAATTGGTAGAACCTTTTAATGGTTATCCTGGAGATTTATTCTTTGCTGGAATTAATAGGAAGGGACAAGTTATTGGAACGGTACCGCATAAAGAAGAAGATATTATGAAGCTTGATCCATATCAAGGAGTAAGTTTTTCACCTGTATTATTAAAAAATGGGAAAAAAGTAGAAATTCCAATTAAATGGAAAAAAACAAGACACCCTAGAACTATTATAGGAAAATATGCAAATGATGATTTGATCGTGATTGTTATAGATGGAAGAAGAAATAATTGGAGCATAGGGATTTCTTTAGAAAGATTACAGGATAAATTGTTAGAATTAGGTGTAAAGGATGCATATAATTTAGATGGTGGTGGTTCTAGTGTTATGTATTATGATGGAAAAATTTTAAATAAACCTTCTGATGGAAGGGAAAGACCTGTAGTTAATAATATTGTAATATTACCTTAA
- a CDS encoding methyl-accepting chemotaxis protein: MKVANKFAPYKVISNFFKNLKITSLLFIILIFTSISIGYISYSALSDMEILSNDMNSLYEKNMLTSLELKNLETEFYIIRANVNKMLYYNKYDRAVADRIKNQKSSLIQLFDKYRNNHLTNEEIALFDKIESNYKAYLNEGDKLLNKLQQGVMLNEGEVAKVINYADKAQENIDKLVAFNANTAQNVVDQANSLYKNTKKIFIALSVVIIAVLVIFTFMFLKFLKDSMTQINNALEKLSKYDFIVDLEEEGKNEFAQMNRSLAEVIRNIKNVLAKVKGGSNKVTGQSKRLATVSEEMSAASQELASTMQQVAEGSTSQAQDLMDIVNSLSDFTNSIENVYEELQNVKNETENAENKVNIGKQEMDILIKSIEEIKNAFELVVGKVETLTNSVKEISGITEMISSISEQTNLLALNAAIEAARAGEEGMGFAVVAEEVRKLAEESRQSTEKIVDLVNSITKDTDEVIYTSKSVEQSVKEQAKSVENTVKSFKDILISIENIAPLMKKTYDAMDEIVKSKDAVMERVEQVSAVTEENSAATEEVAASSEELTASSEEVAATAQSLSEVAENLMETVNCFKV; the protein is encoded by the coding sequence ATGAAAGTTGCAAATAAGTTTGCTCCATACAAAGTAATCAGTAATTTTTTTAAAAATCTTAAAATTACCTCTTTGTTATTTATAATATTAATATTTACATCAATATCTATAGGATATATATCATATTCAGCTCTAAGCGATATGGAAATTTTAAGCAATGATATGAACTCTCTTTATGAAAAAAATATGCTTACCTCTCTTGAATTAAAAAATCTTGAAACAGAATTTTATATAATAAGGGCTAATGTTAATAAGATGCTTTATTACAATAAGTATGATAGAGCTGTAGCAGATCGTATAAAAAATCAAAAATCTAGTTTAATTCAACTCTTTGATAAATATAGAAATAACCATTTAACAAATGAAGAAATAGCTTTATTTGATAAGATTGAAAGTAATTATAAAGCGTATTTAAATGAAGGAGACAAATTATTAAATAAACTACAACAGGGAGTCATGTTAAATGAAGGAGAAGTTGCAAAAGTAATCAACTATGCAGATAAGGCTCAAGAAAACATAGATAAACTAGTAGCTTTTAATGCAAATACTGCTCAAAACGTTGTTGATCAAGCTAATAGTTTATATAAAAATACAAAGAAGATTTTTATAGCTTTATCAGTAGTAATTATTGCTGTTTTAGTAATTTTTACTTTTATGTTTTTAAAATTCCTAAAAGATTCTATGACTCAAATCAATAACGCATTGGAAAAGCTTTCAAAATATGATTTTATAGTTGATTTAGAAGAAGAGGGTAAGAATGAATTTGCTCAAATGAATCGCTCATTAGCAGAAGTTATTAGAAATATAAAAAATGTATTGGCTAAGGTGAAGGGAGGCTCAAATAAAGTAACAGGTCAATCTAAAAGACTTGCTACTGTATCAGAAGAAATGTCAGCAGCTTCACAGGAGCTTGCTAGTACGATGCAGCAGGTGGCAGAGGGAAGTACAAGTCAAGCACAAGACTTGATGGATATAGTAAATTCTTTATCAGATTTTACAAATAGCATAGAAAATGTATATGAAGAGCTTCAAAATGTGAAAAATGAAACAGAAAATGCAGAAAATAAAGTTAATATCGGTAAGCAAGAAATGGATATATTAATTAAATCTATTGAAGAAATAAAAAATGCTTTTGAATTAGTTGTTGGTAAAGTAGAGACATTAACTAATTCTGTAAAAGAAATAAGTGGTATTACTGAAATGATATCAAGTATATCTGAACAGACAAACCTATTGGCACTTAATGCTGCTATAGAAGCAGCAAGAGCAGGAGAAGAAGGAATGGGCTTTGCTGTAGTAGCTGAAGAAGTACGAAAATTAGCAGAAGAATCAAGACAGTCTACAGAAAAAATTGTAGATTTAGTAAATTCTATTACAAAGGATACTGATGAAGTTATTTATACTTCTAAAAGTGTAGAACAATCTGTCAAAGAACAAGCTAAATCTGTTGAAAATACAGTAAAATCCTTTAAAGATATATTGATATCTATTGAAAATATTGCACCTCTTATGAAGAAAACATATGATGCTATGGATGAAATTGTAAAATCTAAGGACGCCGTAATGGAAAGAGTAGAACAGGTAAGTGCTGTAACAGAAGAAAATTCAGCAGCTACAGAGGAAGTAGCAGCATCTTCTGAAGAACTCACTGCATCATCAGAAGAAGTTGCAGCTACAGCACAAAGCTTAAGTGAAGTAGCAGAGAATTTAATGGAAACAGTAAATTGTTTTAAAGTGTAA
- a CDS encoding ABC transporter permease produces MFNLLYTEVLKLKRAKVMWLLPIGGLLPTLLNIIIIINNLKNYNIHWESAFKNNFVFMTLIMGVALFSLISGYVFSREYTENTVNTLYTYPVDKYKFIFAKLIVIFIMIYITLVINYVSLLVGGMMLIKESITGSLLIDTMKSQLLIGMMFFALTPVSSLLGVIGKNVIPPIVLGISGVITNIVVVNSKYIDVFPWSIPIAYIFRDNIDDPRSVCINAGIILTGMFIIFLIGLIGYLKKTDIHAGS; encoded by the coding sequence GTGTTTAATCTACTATATACAGAAGTTTTGAAGTTAAAAAGAGCGAAGGTTATGTGGTTATTGCCCATCGGAGGGTTACTTCCAACTTTATTGAATATAATAATCATTATAAATAATTTAAAAAATTATAATATACATTGGGAATCAGCTTTTAAAAATAATTTTGTATTTATGACTTTGATTATGGGGGTTGCTTTATTTTCGTTGATTTCAGGATACGTATTTTCAAGAGAGTATACGGAAAATACAGTAAATACTTTATATACTTATCCAGTAGATAAATATAAATTTATTTTTGCAAAATTAATAGTGATTTTTATCATGATATATATAACTTTAGTTATAAATTATGTATCTTTATTGGTTGGAGGCATGATGCTGATTAAAGAATCAATAACGGGAAGTTTACTTATAGATACTATGAAAAGTCAATTATTAATAGGAATGATGTTTTTTGCATTAACTCCTGTAAGTTCTCTTTTGGGAGTAATAGGCAAAAATGTTATCCCTCCTATTGTATTAGGAATTAGTGGGGTGATTACAAATATTGTAGTAGTCAATTCAAAATATATAGATGTTTTTCCATGGAGCATTCCAATAGCTTATATTTTTAGAGATAATATAGATGATCCTAGATCAGTTTGTATAAATGCAGGAATCATTTTAACAGGAATGTTTATCATTTTCTTGATTGGATTGATAGGATATTTGAAAAAAACAGATATACATGCTGGATCATGA
- a CDS encoding ABC transporter ATP-binding protein, translating into MEYVLKTVNLTKKYKNKTAVDNLNIHIKKGEIYGFLGENGAGKTTTIRMIMGLVKPTGGSIEIFGENITSNKNQYLERIGSIIEFPGFYPNLTAKENLEIHRRLMGVQGKKCIDEALDISGIIHAKNRKVREFSLGMKQRLGIARALLHHPELLILDEPTNGLDPMGIKEIRELILELSSKKNITVLISSHNLSEIQQMATTIGIIHEGRLIEEIDFHTLQNKNRHYIKIKVSDDKKAAMLLEERLGICDYMVIEKNILRVYEQLSDVEKINRIFIQNHVNVSEIGLMKDSLEDYFLKVTGGEGCV; encoded by the coding sequence ATGGAATATGTATTAAAAACGGTGAATTTAACGAAAAAATATAAAAACAAAACAGCCGTAGACAACTTAAATATCCATATTAAAAAAGGAGAAATTTATGGATTTTTAGGAGAAAATGGAGCAGGAAAAACAACTACTATTAGGATGATTATGGGGCTTGTAAAGCCAACGGGTGGGAGTATTGAAATCTTTGGGGAAAATATTACTTCAAATAAAAATCAATACTTAGAAAGAATCGGATCAATCATAGAATTTCCAGGCTTTTATCCAAATTTAACAGCTAAAGAAAATTTAGAGATTCATAGAAGATTAATGGGAGTGCAGGGGAAAAAATGTATAGACGAGGCTTTGGATATATCTGGGATAATTCACGCTAAAAATAGAAAAGTAAGAGAATTTTCTTTAGGGATGAAGCAGAGACTTGGTATTGCAAGAGCGCTACTTCATCATCCAGAGTTACTTATTTTAGATGAGCCTACCAATGGATTAGACCCTATGGGCATAAAAGAAATAAGAGAATTGATATTAGAGTTATCTAGTAAAAAGAATATAACAGTTTTAATATCTAGTCATAATTTAAGTGAGATACAGCAAATGGCTACCACTATTGGGATTATCCATGAGGGGAGATTGATAGAGGAGATTGATTTTCATACCCTTCAAAATAAAAATAGACATTATATAAAAATAAAGGTAAGCGATGATAAAAAAGCAGCTATGCTTCTTGAAGAAAGATTAGGGATTTGTGATTATATGGTTATTGAAAAAAATATTTTAAGAGTTTATGAACAACTCTCTGATGTTGAAAAAATCAACCGAATTTTTATACAAAATCATGTGAATGTTAGTGAGATTGGATTGATGAAAGATAGCTTAGAGGATTATTTTTTAAAGGTTACTGGGGGTGAAGGGTGTGTTTAA